In Nodosilinea sp. PGN35, the genomic stretch TTTGAAGATCGGGCATTTTTCTCTAAAGTCTATTTAAAGTCTCCTATTTTTATAATGGATGAATGCCTGGATAGGTATCGTCAGCATCCTAATTCAACCTGTCATGTAGAACAAAAAATGGGCCGATATAAACCCTACAGACGGAGTAAGGCTCATCTTGATTTCTTGCAATGGTTGGAGAGTTATCTCACGCAGGAAAACGTTAAGCATGAGGAGGTATGGCAAGCCTTAGAAGAAAGTTTATTGCCCTATCGAAATCTTCCGTTGCATTACTTTTATCAAATTACTAAGCGAGTTAACGCTCTAAAGTAACGACTATGGTTGATGTGCTGCCCCAAAAAATAATTCACATTGCGCTGGAGTCTGATGTTCCCAAGTTATATCCAGACAAAACTTATCCAGTGTTCTACGTGGTTTTTTGGTGGTATGGCATTCCCCTTGGTCATGTCAAGATTAGCCGATCTCAGTTGCCGTTGTCAGTGAATGAGTTAAAACAACTGGCTGTATGTACTATTGCCCCGGTAATTGCTGCCTATTTACAGGAGTCTAATCTTTTCTTACTAAAAAGACCTAACTTGACTGTTCAAGACCATTTTGATGCAGACAAGGTGCTGCGTCAGTGGGAGAAGCCCTTTTTAATCTGGAGGGAAGAGCATTCAGCCCCAGCAGCAGCTTCTGTTTCGGTTGTTATTTGTACACGCGATCGTCCCGAGTATATCCAACAGTGCTTGCGGTCACTTCAAACCCTATCAGAGCCACCCGATGAGATTGTAGTGGTGGATAATGCTCCTAGCTCTGATGCGACTCGGCGCATCGTGGCACAAATACCGAAAGTCAAGTATGTGTTAGAACCACAGCCTGGCTTAGATTTTGCCCGCAATGCCGGCATTCGTCACAGTAGTAGCGAAGTGATTGCCTATACAGATGACGATGTGAAGGTTCATTCAGACTGGGTATTACAGCTTCGAAGAGCATTTCAGAACCCTGAAGTAATGGCAGTAACTGGATTAGTTCTGGCGGCAGAGCTAGAGACAAAATCCCAATATATCTTTGAAAGCCATTGGAGTTTTAACCGGGGATATCAACCATTAACCTACGACAAATCGTATTTTCAAAAATACGCATCTGTCGGCGTTCCGGCATGGCGAATTGGAGCGGGTGCAAATATGGCGTTTCGGCGATCGCTATTTGAGACAGCTGGGATATTTGATGAGCGTTTAGATGTTGGTGCCGCTGGCTGTAGCGGAGACTCCGAAATGTGGTACAGAGTTTTGGCAGAAGGGCTAAAGTGTCGCTACGAACCAACTGCTGTAGTCTATCATTTCCACCGCCGAGATATGGAGGGTTTACACAGACAAATTTTTTACTATATGCGAGGGCATGTAGCCGAACTCTTGATTCGATTTGAGCGCTATAGACATTGGGGAAATTTAGTTCGCCTAGCTCTGTTGCCTATCTACTTTTCCTACCTTCTCTTGCTCGGATGGTCTAAAGCCCCGTATCGGTACAGTACGATTTTTTCAGAGATTAAAGGCTGCCTGTCGGGAT encodes the following:
- a CDS encoding glycosyltransferase family 2 protein, with product MVDVLPQKIIHIALESDVPKLYPDKTYPVFYVVFWWYGIPLGHVKISRSQLPLSVNELKQLAVCTIAPVIAAYLQESNLFLLKRPNLTVQDHFDADKVLRQWEKPFLIWREEHSAPAAASVSVVICTRDRPEYIQQCLRSLQTLSEPPDEIVVVDNAPSSDATRRIVAQIPKVKYVLEPQPGLDFARNAGIRHSSSEVIAYTDDDVKVHSDWVLQLRRAFQNPEVMAVTGLVLAAELETKSQYIFESHWSFNRGYQPLTYDKSYFQKYASVGVPAWRIGAGANMAFRRSLFETAGIFDERLDVGAAGCSGDSEMWYRVLAEGLKCRYEPTAVVYHFHRRDMEGLHRQIFYYMRGHVAELLIRFERYRHWGNLVRLALLPIYFSYLLLLGWSKAPYRYSTIFSEIKGCLSGFKFYFSHSN